A window of the Dyadobacter pollutisoli genome harbors these coding sequences:
- a CDS encoding sterol desaturase family protein yields MKVESAIAQRISRDALISILLYVAPIALMFTTFYLTGYKPWQGSNELPFKAPGFLEDVFRNLSSWGLAAIVLGVGVIEFAVGLYENKWTKNERTLDIVCFVVPKLVVKPFVAYFGLQLMPYLLPAAKNIFEWVPFWWAFLIIAVADDLTQYWYHRIHHQLPWLWRFHRTHHSAPYMGMAMAGRQNIIYTIFFSQTYLTVALTYLGLGYAALFVKVVKSLITTGAHSSIPWDKPFYEIKWLNPIGWVLERLISTPATHYAHHADTADDGIGNYKGNFGNMFFVWDLIFGTGIITRKYPTSFGIKHYQEEEWYAQFLWPVFKSKKEGSELAANGPMVGDAVPETETVTLKQETANVAVA; encoded by the coding sequence ATGAAAGTGGAAAGTGCCATAGCCCAAAGAATATCACGGGACGCTCTGATCAGCATTTTGCTGTATGTTGCGCCCATTGCCCTGATGTTCACAACTTTTTACCTGACTGGCTACAAACCCTGGCAGGGTAGCAACGAGCTGCCATTTAAAGCGCCCGGTTTCCTGGAAGATGTATTCAGAAACCTCAGCAGCTGGGGACTTGCGGCGATCGTCCTGGGCGTTGGCGTGATCGAATTCGCGGTCGGTCTTTATGAAAACAAATGGACCAAGAATGAGCGCACGCTGGACATTGTCTGCTTTGTGGTACCCAAATTAGTAGTTAAGCCGTTTGTAGCATACTTTGGATTGCAACTGATGCCATACCTTTTGCCAGCTGCCAAGAATATCTTCGAATGGGTTCCATTCTGGTGGGCATTTTTGATCATTGCAGTTGCCGACGATCTGACGCAGTACTGGTATCACCGCATTCATCATCAGCTACCATGGCTCTGGCGTTTTCACCGCACGCACCATTCAGCGCCTTATATGGGTATGGCAATGGCCGGTCGGCAGAACATTATCTATACCATTTTCTTCTCACAAACTTACCTGACGGTGGCTCTCACTTATCTTGGGTTGGGTTATGCAGCATTGTTTGTCAAAGTGGTCAAGTCACTCATCACTACCGGCGCACATTCGAGTATTCCCTGGGACAAGCCGTTTTACGAAATCAAATGGCTTAATCCGATCGGCTGGGTATTGGAACGACTGATTTCCACTCCTGCCACGCATTATGCACACCATGCTGATACGGCAGACGACGGCATCGGCAATTACAAAGGCAATTTCGGGAACATGTTTTTCGTCTGGGACCTGATTTTCGGGACAGGCATCATTACCCGGAAATATCCAACTTCATTTGGTATCAAACATTACCAGGAAGAGGAATGGTATGCCCAGTTCCTATGGCCTGTTTTCAAATCAAAAAAGGAAGGCAGCGAACTGGCAGCCAACGGCCCAATGGTCGGAGATGCCGTACCAGAGACAGAAACCGTTACATTGAAACAGGAAACGGCGAATGTGGCAGTTGCCTAA
- a CDS encoding GlxA family transcriptional regulator, whose protein sequence is MVNLGLLITHKHRLLSVAALLDVFESVNGFYERANEPTFFNINLLSPEMQPGQFYGSYPMQSIHSAEQQDLILIPAFGAGDLKISIAKNQMLIPWLWDQYKKGAELASFCTGAFLLAAAGLLNGKEATTHIDSAQALASNFPEIIMKSDAVVTEDKGIYTSGGATSSFHLMLYLIQRHCGKEQTLRTAKMFAIDMDREQQTYFGTFMPSQNHGDGLVNMAQQKIEKEYQEGSTIEMLIQDIPASRRNVVRRFKQAIGVTPIEYLQRTRIEAAKKLLAQTDQSVLEVMLNSGYNDLKSFRQLFKKSTGVTPKEYRYKFNIAKLDSRVS, encoded by the coding sequence ATGGTAAATCTAGGTCTTTTGATAACACACAAGCACCGTTTGCTAAGTGTTGCTGCTTTGTTAGATGTTTTTGAATCCGTCAATGGATTTTATGAAAGGGCAAACGAGCCGACGTTCTTTAATATCAATTTACTTTCTCCTGAAATGCAGCCGGGCCAATTCTATGGCTCGTATCCGATGCAGTCTATCCACTCTGCTGAGCAGCAGGATTTAATATTAATACCTGCCTTCGGGGCCGGTGATCTTAAAATTTCGATAGCCAAAAACCAGATGCTTATTCCCTGGCTTTGGGACCAATATAAAAAAGGGGCTGAGCTGGCCAGTTTTTGTACCGGCGCATTTTTGCTGGCGGCTGCGGGACTACTCAATGGTAAAGAGGCAACTACTCACATCGATTCGGCCCAGGCCCTGGCCTCTAATTTTCCCGAAATAATCATGAAAAGTGATGCGGTAGTAACCGAGGACAAAGGGATCTACACCAGTGGCGGTGCTACCAGCAGCTTTCATTTAATGCTTTACCTGATCCAGCGGCATTGTGGCAAGGAACAGACTTTACGTACCGCCAAGATGTTTGCCATCGATATGGACCGCGAGCAACAAACCTATTTCGGGACCTTCATGCCTTCACAGAACCATGGTGATGGGCTGGTCAATATGGCGCAGCAGAAAATTGAAAAGGAGTACCAGGAAGGCAGTACCATCGAAATGCTGATCCAGGATATTCCTGCCAGCAGGCGTAATGTGGTACGTCGGTTCAAGCAGGCGATAGGCGTTACGCCCATTGAATATTTACAACGCACGCGCATTGAAGCGGCTAAAAAATTGCTAGCGCAGACAGATCAGAGCGTTCTGGAAGTAATGCTGAACTCGGGGTATAACGATCTCAAATCTTTCAGACAGCTGTTCAAAAAAAGTACCGGCGTCACCCCTAAGGAATACCGGTACAAGTTCAATATCGCCAAACTGGACAGCAGGGTTAGTTAA
- a CDS encoding DUF1579 domain-containing protein, with protein sequence MGKTKFDISLESGVHQKLQSFTGSWEGNTTTWFEPGVIADESPMSGTIRPILGGRFLLHEYSGRLSGDAFEGMSIYGFDIASNTFQAAWIDNFHMGTGIMLSGGSLIEKGFSVLGSYGGPDMPEPWGWRTTVELIDNDHITITAYNISPDGQEDKATETVYARVG encoded by the coding sequence ATGGGCAAAACTAAATTCGATATATCACTGGAATCAGGCGTTCATCAGAAACTTCAATCCTTTACGGGAAGTTGGGAAGGAAACACGACCACCTGGTTTGAACCGGGCGTGATCGCCGACGAGTCGCCCATGTCGGGAACGATCAGGCCGATACTCGGCGGGCGGTTCCTGCTGCACGAATACAGCGGCAGGTTGAGCGGGGATGCTTTTGAAGGAATGTCCATTTATGGTTTTGACATTGCCAGCAACACTTTCCAGGCAGCCTGGATCGATAATTTTCACATGGGGACCGGCATCATGCTTTCCGGCGGTTCATTGATCGAAAAAGGGTTTTCAGTTCTGGGAAGTTACGGCGGCCCCGATATGCCCGAGCCCTGGGGCTGGCGCACCACCGTCGAGCTCATCGACAACGATCACATCACCATTACAGCCTACAACATCTCCCCTGATGGGCAGGAAGATAAGGCTACGGAGACGGTTTACGCACGGGTAGGGTGA